The Pogona vitticeps strain Pit_001003342236 chromosome 6, PviZW2.1, whole genome shotgun sequence genome contains a region encoding:
- the TMEM196 gene encoding transmembrane protein 196 isoform X3 has product MCTSGQIIGSLLVLSVLEIGLGVSSVTVGAVSFSLVLANAERGTQLGDSSPVWSGFLLCGVCGILCAKKKSGLIMILFSACCIGGLIGGILNFQFLRALTKKTSTLYPLHLTSMSLACIGIGGCTLSSWLTCRLASYEQRRMFSEREHSLHHSHEMAEKRMRGIEITDLPSCPVVPPTPELPPSRQVSTSPHPHLNRHYLAPYLEIPAETKEMTDNMCNGGPHLIYNGRAY; this is encoded by the exons ATGTGCACCAGCGGCCAGATCATCGGGAGCCTCCTGGTGCTCTCTGTGCTGGAGATAGGGCTGGGGGTCTCCAGCGTGACGGTGGGGGCCGTGAGCTTCAGCCTGGTCCTGGCCAACGCGGAACGCGGGACCCAACTGGGAGACTCTTCTCCGGTATGGAGCGGG TTTCTGCTTTGTGGGGTATGCGGAATATTGTGTGCCAAAAAGAAATCAGGACTTATC ATGATACTTTTCTCAGCCTGCTGTATCGGTGGACTAATTGGAGGAATATTAAATTTTCAGTTCCTTCGCGCTCTGACAAAGAAAACCTCAACTCTGTACCCGTTGCACCTTACCTCCATGTCTCTTGCGTGCATCGGCATTGGGGGCTGCACTCTGTCTTCATGGCTCACTTGCCGGCTAGCCAGCTACGAGCAAAGGAGAATGTTTTCAGAAAGAGAACATTCGCTGCATCACTCCCATGAAATGGCAGAAAAA AGAATGAGGGGTATTGAAATAACCGACCTTCCCAGCTGCCCAGTGGTTCCCCCAACACCAGAGTTACCTCCAAG CAGACAGGTGTCTAcatcaccccacccccacctcaatCGACACTATCTGGCACCCTATCTGGAAATCCCAGCAGAGACCAAG
- the TMEM196 gene encoding transmembrane protein 196 isoform X4 encodes MCTSGQIIGSLLVLSVLEIGLGVSSVTVGAVSFSLVLANAERGTQLGDSSPFLLCGVCGILCAKKKSGLIMILFSACCIGGLIGGILNFQFLRALTKKTSTLYPLHLTSMSLACIGIGGCTLSSWLTCRLASYEQRRMFSEREHSLHHSHEMAEKRMRGIEITDLPSCPVVPPTPELPPSRQVSTSPHPHLNRHYLAPYLEIPAETKEMTDNMCNGGPHLIYNGRAY; translated from the exons ATGTGCACCAGCGGCCAGATCATCGGGAGCCTCCTGGTGCTCTCTGTGCTGGAGATAGGGCTGGGGGTCTCCAGCGTGACGGTGGGGGCCGTGAGCTTCAGCCTGGTCCTGGCCAACGCGGAACGCGGGACCCAACTGGGAGACTCTTCTCCG TTTCTGCTTTGTGGGGTATGCGGAATATTGTGTGCCAAAAAGAAATCAGGACTTATC ATGATACTTTTCTCAGCCTGCTGTATCGGTGGACTAATTGGAGGAATATTAAATTTTCAGTTCCTTCGCGCTCTGACAAAGAAAACCTCAACTCTGTACCCGTTGCACCTTACCTCCATGTCTCTTGCGTGCATCGGCATTGGGGGCTGCACTCTGTCTTCATGGCTCACTTGCCGGCTAGCCAGCTACGAGCAAAGGAGAATGTTTTCAGAAAGAGAACATTCGCTGCATCACTCCCATGAAATGGCAGAAAAA AGAATGAGGGGTATTGAAATAACCGACCTTCCCAGCTGCCCAGTGGTTCCCCCAACACCAGAGTTACCTCCAAG CAGACAGGTGTCTAcatcaccccacccccacctcaatCGACACTATCTGGCACCCTATCTGGAAATCCCAGCAGAGACCAAG
- the TMEM196 gene encoding transmembrane protein 196 isoform X6 produces the protein MCTSGQIIGSLLVLSVLEIGLGVSSVTVGAVSFSLVLANAERGTQLGDSSPVWSGVCFLLCGVCGILCAKKKSGLIMILFSACCIGGLIGGILNFQFLRALTKKTSTLYPLHLTSMSLACIGIGGCTLSSWLTCRLASYEQRRMFSEREHSLHHSHEMAEKRMRGIEITDLPSCPVVPPTPELPPRK, from the exons ATGTGCACCAGCGGCCAGATCATCGGGAGCCTCCTGGTGCTCTCTGTGCTGGAGATAGGGCTGGGGGTCTCCAGCGTGACGGTGGGGGCCGTGAGCTTCAGCCTGGTCCTGGCCAACGCGGAACGCGGGACCCAACTGGGAGACTCTTCTCCGGTATGGAGCGGGGTGTGT TTTCTGCTTTGTGGGGTATGCGGAATATTGTGTGCCAAAAAGAAATCAGGACTTATC ATGATACTTTTCTCAGCCTGCTGTATCGGTGGACTAATTGGAGGAATATTAAATTTTCAGTTCCTTCGCGCTCTGACAAAGAAAACCTCAACTCTGTACCCGTTGCACCTTACCTCCATGTCTCTTGCGTGCATCGGCATTGGGGGCTGCACTCTGTCTTCATGGCTCACTTGCCGGCTAGCCAGCTACGAGCAAAGGAGAATGTTTTCAGAAAGAGAACATTCGCTGCATCACTCCCATGAAATGGCAGAAAAA AGAATGAGGGGTATTGAAATAACCGACCTTCCCAGCTGCCCAGTGGTTCCCCCAACACCAGAGTTACCTCCAAG
- the TMEM196 gene encoding transmembrane protein 196 isoform X5, whose translation MCTSGQIIGSLLVLSVLEIGLGVSSVTVGAVSFSLVLANAERGTQLGDSSPFLLCGVCGILCAKKKSGLIMILFSACCIGGLIGGILNFQFLRALTKKTSTLYPLHLTSMSLACIGIGGCTLSSWLTCRLASYEQRRMFSEREHSLHHSHEMAEKRMRGIEITDLPSCPVVPPTPELPPRQVSTSPHPHLNRHYLAPYLEIPAETKEMTDNMCNGGPHLIYNGRAY comes from the exons ATGTGCACCAGCGGCCAGATCATCGGGAGCCTCCTGGTGCTCTCTGTGCTGGAGATAGGGCTGGGGGTCTCCAGCGTGACGGTGGGGGCCGTGAGCTTCAGCCTGGTCCTGGCCAACGCGGAACGCGGGACCCAACTGGGAGACTCTTCTCCG TTTCTGCTTTGTGGGGTATGCGGAATATTGTGTGCCAAAAAGAAATCAGGACTTATC ATGATACTTTTCTCAGCCTGCTGTATCGGTGGACTAATTGGAGGAATATTAAATTTTCAGTTCCTTCGCGCTCTGACAAAGAAAACCTCAACTCTGTACCCGTTGCACCTTACCTCCATGTCTCTTGCGTGCATCGGCATTGGGGGCTGCACTCTGTCTTCATGGCTCACTTGCCGGCTAGCCAGCTACGAGCAAAGGAGAATGTTTTCAGAAAGAGAACATTCGCTGCATCACTCCCATGAAATGGCAGAAAAA AGAATGAGGGGTATTGAAATAACCGACCTTCCCAGCTGCCCAGTGGTTCCCCCAACACCAGAGTTACCTCCAAG ACAGGTGTCTAcatcaccccacccccacctcaatCGACACTATCTGGCACCCTATCTGGAAATCCCAGCAGAGACCAAG
- the TMEM196 gene encoding transmembrane protein 196 isoform X2 codes for MCTSGQIIGSLLVLSVLEIGLGVSSVTVGAVSFSLVLANAERGTQLGDSSPVWSGVCFLLCGVCGILCAKKKSGLIMILFSACCIGGLIGGILNFQFLRALTKKTSTLYPLHLTSMSLACIGIGGCTLSSWLTCRLASYEQRRMFSEREHSLHHSHEMAEKRMRGIEITDLPSCPVVPPTPELPPRQVSTSPHPHLNRHYLAPYLEIPAETKEMTDNMCNGGPHLIYNGRAY; via the exons ATGTGCACCAGCGGCCAGATCATCGGGAGCCTCCTGGTGCTCTCTGTGCTGGAGATAGGGCTGGGGGTCTCCAGCGTGACGGTGGGGGCCGTGAGCTTCAGCCTGGTCCTGGCCAACGCGGAACGCGGGACCCAACTGGGAGACTCTTCTCCGGTATGGAGCGGGGTGTGT TTTCTGCTTTGTGGGGTATGCGGAATATTGTGTGCCAAAAAGAAATCAGGACTTATC ATGATACTTTTCTCAGCCTGCTGTATCGGTGGACTAATTGGAGGAATATTAAATTTTCAGTTCCTTCGCGCTCTGACAAAGAAAACCTCAACTCTGTACCCGTTGCACCTTACCTCCATGTCTCTTGCGTGCATCGGCATTGGGGGCTGCACTCTGTCTTCATGGCTCACTTGCCGGCTAGCCAGCTACGAGCAAAGGAGAATGTTTTCAGAAAGAGAACATTCGCTGCATCACTCCCATGAAATGGCAGAAAAA AGAATGAGGGGTATTGAAATAACCGACCTTCCCAGCTGCCCAGTGGTTCCCCCAACACCAGAGTTACCTCCAAG ACAGGTGTCTAcatcaccccacccccacctcaatCGACACTATCTGGCACCCTATCTGGAAATCCCAGCAGAGACCAAG
- the TMEM196 gene encoding transmembrane protein 196 isoform X1, with the protein MCTSGQIIGSLLVLSVLEIGLGVSSVTVGAVSFSLVLANAERGTQLGDSSPVWSGVCFLLCGVCGILCAKKKSGLIMILFSACCIGGLIGGILNFQFLRALTKKTSTLYPLHLTSMSLACIGIGGCTLSSWLTCRLASYEQRRMFSEREHSLHHSHEMAEKRMRGIEITDLPSCPVVPPTPELPPSRQVSTSPHPHLNRHYLAPYLEIPAETKEMTDNMCNGGPHLIYNGRAY; encoded by the exons ATGTGCACCAGCGGCCAGATCATCGGGAGCCTCCTGGTGCTCTCTGTGCTGGAGATAGGGCTGGGGGTCTCCAGCGTGACGGTGGGGGCCGTGAGCTTCAGCCTGGTCCTGGCCAACGCGGAACGCGGGACCCAACTGGGAGACTCTTCTCCGGTATGGAGCGGGGTGTGT TTTCTGCTTTGTGGGGTATGCGGAATATTGTGTGCCAAAAAGAAATCAGGACTTATC ATGATACTTTTCTCAGCCTGCTGTATCGGTGGACTAATTGGAGGAATATTAAATTTTCAGTTCCTTCGCGCTCTGACAAAGAAAACCTCAACTCTGTACCCGTTGCACCTTACCTCCATGTCTCTTGCGTGCATCGGCATTGGGGGCTGCACTCTGTCTTCATGGCTCACTTGCCGGCTAGCCAGCTACGAGCAAAGGAGAATGTTTTCAGAAAGAGAACATTCGCTGCATCACTCCCATGAAATGGCAGAAAAA AGAATGAGGGGTATTGAAATAACCGACCTTCCCAGCTGCCCAGTGGTTCCCCCAACACCAGAGTTACCTCCAAG CAGACAGGTGTCTAcatcaccccacccccacctcaatCGACACTATCTGGCACCCTATCTGGAAATCCCAGCAGAGACCAAG
- the TMEM196 gene encoding transmembrane protein 196 isoform X11 yields MEKFLLCGVCGILCAKKKSGLIMILFSACCIGGLIGGILNFQFLRALTKKTSTLYPLHLTSMSLACIGIGGCTLSSWLTCRLASYEQRRMFSEREHSLHHSHEMAEKRMRGIEITDLPSCPVVPPTPELPPRK; encoded by the exons ATGGAAAAG TTTCTGCTTTGTGGGGTATGCGGAATATTGTGTGCCAAAAAGAAATCAGGACTTATC ATGATACTTTTCTCAGCCTGCTGTATCGGTGGACTAATTGGAGGAATATTAAATTTTCAGTTCCTTCGCGCTCTGACAAAGAAAACCTCAACTCTGTACCCGTTGCACCTTACCTCCATGTCTCTTGCGTGCATCGGCATTGGGGGCTGCACTCTGTCTTCATGGCTCACTTGCCGGCTAGCCAGCTACGAGCAAAGGAGAATGTTTTCAGAAAGAGAACATTCGCTGCATCACTCCCATGAAATGGCAGAAAAA AGAATGAGGGGTATTGAAATAACCGACCTTCCCAGCTGCCCAGTGGTTCCCCCAACACCAGAGTTACCTCCAAG